One genomic region from Ovis canadensis isolate MfBH-ARS-UI-01 breed Bighorn chromosome 24, ARS-UI_OviCan_v2, whole genome shotgun sequence encodes:
- the GIGYF1 gene encoding GRB10-interacting GYF protein 1 isoform X9 encodes MAAETLNFGPEWLRALSSGGSVASPPPSPAMPKYKLADYRYGREEMLALYVKESKVPDELQDKEFAALLQEEPLQPLALEPLTEEEQRNFSLSVNSVAVLRLMGKGAGPPLGGASRGRGSTRSRGRGRGDSCFYQRSIEEGDGAFGRNPREIQRSQSWDDRGERRFEKSARRDGARSGFDEGGAGPRKEHARSDSENWRSLREEQEEEEEGSWRLGAGPRRDGDRWRSASPDGGPRSAGWREHGDRRRKFEFDLRGDRGGCGEEEGRGGGASSHLRRCRGPDGFDDDKDGLPEWCLDDEDEEMGTFDASGAFLPLKKGPKEPIPEEQELDFQGLEEEEEEPSEGLDEEGPEAGGKELTPLPPQEEKSSSPSPLPTLGPLWGANGEGDDPVEKDLPAAEGDDMRGMQLSPGAGSPPGPPDLEDDEGLKHLQQEAEKLVASLQDSSLEEEQFTAAIQAQGLRHSAAATALPLSHGAARKWFYKDPQGEIQGPFTTQEMAEWFQAGYFSMALLVKRGCDEGFQPLGEVIKMWGRVPFAPGPSPPPLLVSVPALAWNREGRQEPGRGKRWVQSQTGAKPRGRCGLTQGNMDQERLKKQQELAAAALYQQLQHQQFLQLAGSSRQLPQCMLREKAALGDLPPPQQQQLTAFLQQLQALKPPRGGDQNLLPTMNRSLSVPDSGPLWDIHTSASPQSGGEASLWDIPINSSTQGPILEQLQLQHKFQERREVELRAKREEEERKRREEKRRQQQQQQEEQKRRQEEEELFRRKQVRQQELLLKLLQQQQAVATVPVPPAPSSPPPLWAGLAKQGLSMKTLLELQLEGERHLHKQPPPREPSRAQAPNHRVQGGGLGSAPLSQWVSEAGPLWAGPDKSGGSSGLGLWEDTLKSSGSLARSLGLKNSRSSPSLSDSYSHLSGRPVRKKTEEEEKLLKLLQGIPRPQDGFTQWCEQMLHTLSTTGSLDVPMAVAILKEVESPYDVHDYIRSCLGDTLEAKEFAKQFLERRAKQKASQQRQQQQEAWLSSGSLQTAFQTNHSTKLGPGEGSKAKRRALMLHSDPSILGYSLHGPSGEIESVDDY; translated from the exons ATGGCAGCGGAGACCCTCAACTTTGGGCCTGAGTG GCTGAGGGCTCTTTCCAGTGGTGGCAGTGTGGCCTCCCCACCCCCGTCCCCTGCCATGCCCAAGTACAAGCTGGCCGACTATCGCTACGGGCGTGAGGAGATGCTGGCCCTCTATGTCAAGGAGAGCAAG GTCCCCGACGAGCTGCAGGACAAGGAGTTTGCTGCCTTGCTGCAGGAGGAGCCGCTGCAGCCCCTTGCGCTGGAGCCGCTGACGGAGGAGGAGCAG AGAAACTTCTCCCTGTCAGTGAACAGCGTGGCCGTGCTGAGGCTGATGGGGAAAGGGGCTGGGCCCCCTCTAGGTGGCGCCTCCCGTGGCAGGGGCAGCACACGGAGCCGAG GCCGTGGCCGCGGTGACAGTTGCTTTTACCAAAGAAGCATTGAAGAAGGTGATGGGGCCTTTGGCCGAAACCCCCGGGAGATCCAGCGTAGCCAGAGTTGGGATGACAG aggcGAGAGGCGGTTTGAGAAATCGGCCAGGAGGGATGGAG CACGCTCCGGGTTTGATGAGGGAGGGGCTGGCCCGAGGAAGGAGCATGCCCGCTCAGATAGCGAAAACTGGCGTTCTCTCCGAGAGgagcaagaggaagaagaggaaggcagCTGGAGACTCGGGGCAGGACCCCGGCGAGACGGTGACCGATGGCGCTCCGCCAGCCCTG ATGGTGGCCCCCGCTCTGCTGGCTGGCGGGAACATGGGGACCGGCGTCGCAAGTTTGAATTTGATTTGCGAGGGGATCGAGGAGGGTGTGGTGAAgaggaggggcggggtgggggggccagTTCTCACCTCCGGAGGTGCCGGGGGCCTGACGGCTTCGATGATGACAAGGATGGGCTCCCGGAGTGGTGCCTGGACGATGAGGATGAAGAAATGGGCACCTTCGATGCCTCCGGGGCCTTCCTCCCTCTCAAG AAGGGCCCGAAGGAGCCTATTCCTGAGGAGCAGGAGCTCGACTTCCAGggcctggaggaagaggaggaagaacctTCCGAAGGGCTGGACGAGGAGGGGCCGGAGGCGG GTGGGAAGGAACTGACCCCACTGCCTCCTCAGGAGGAGAAGTCCAGCTCCCCATCCCCACTGCCCACCTTGGGCCCACTCTGGGGAGCTAACGGGGAAGGCGATGACCCGGTGGAGAAAGACCTGCCTGCAGCTGAAG GAGATGACATGAGGGGAATGCAGCTAAGTCCTGGGGCGGGCTCACCCCCCGGCCCACCAGACCTGGAAGATGATGAAGGCTTGAAGCACCTGCAGCAg GAGGCGGAGAAGCTCGTGGCCTCCCTGCAGGacagctccctggaggaggagcagtTCACGGCCGCCATCCAGGCCCAGGGCCTGCGCCACTCTGCAGCCGCCACTGCCCTCCCCCTCAGCCACGGTGCAGCCCGGAAGTGGTTCTACAAGGACCCGCAGGGCGAGATCCAAG GCCCCTTCACGACCCAGGAGATGGCGGAGTGGTTCCAGGCGGGCTACTTCTCCATGGCTCTGCTGGTGAAGCGGGGCTGTGATGAGGGCTTCCAGCCTCTGGGTGAGGTGATCAAGATGTGGGGTCGCGTACCCTTCGCCCCCGGGCCCTCACCTCCCCCGCTGCTGGTGAGTGTACCCGCTTTGGCGTGGaacagggaagggaggcaggagcCCGGCAGAGGGAAGCGGTGGGTGCAGAGCCAGACGGGGGCAAAGCCACGGGGACGCTGTGGCCTCACTCAGGGGAACATGGACCAGGAGCGGCTGAAGAAGCAACAGGAGCTGGCAGCAGCCGCCTTGTACCAGCAGCTGCAGCACCAGCAGTTTCTTCAGCTGGCCGGCAG CAGCCGCCAGCTCCCGCAGTGCATGCTCCGGGAAAAGGCAGCTCTGGGAGACCTGCCGccaccacagcagcagcagctcaccgCGTTCCTGCAGCAGCTCCAAGCTCTCAAACCCCCCAG GGGCGGGGACCAGAACTTGCTCCCGACGATGAACCGGTCCTTGTCGGTGCCAGACTCGGGTCCCCTCTGGGACATACATACCTCAGCCTCACCACAGTCAG GTGGTGAGGCCAGTCTTTGGGACATACCAATTAACTCTTCGACTCAGGGTCCAATTCTAGAACAACTCCAGCTGCAACACAAA TTCCAGGAGCGCAGAGAAGTGGAGCTCAGGGCGAagcgggaggaggaggagcgcAAGCGCCGGGAGGAGAAGCgccgccagcagcagcagcagcaggaagagcaGAAGCGgcggcaggaggaagaggagctgTTCCGGCGCAAGCAG GTGCGGCAGCAGGAgctgctgctgaagctgctgcagcagcagcaggcagtagCCACTGTCCCCGTGCCTCCTGCGCCCAGCTCCCCGCCCCCGCTGTGGGCCGGCCTGGCCAAGCAGGGCCTGTCCATGAAGACGCTGCTGGAGCTGCAGCTGGAGGGCGAGCGGCACCTGCACAAGCAGCCCCCGCCTCGGGAGCCATCGCGGGCTCAGGCCCCCAACCACCGCGTG CAGGGCGGGGGCCTGGGCTCCGCCCCCCTGAGCCAGTGGGTATCTGAGGCCGGGCCACTGTGGGCCGGGCCCGACAAGAGCGGGGGCAGCAGCGGCCTGGGACTCTGGGAAGACACCCTCAAGAGCAGCGGGAGCCTGGCCCGGAGCCTGGGCCTGAAGAACAGCCGCAGCAGCCCCTCTCTCAG TGACTCGTACAGCCACTTGTCTGGTCGGCCTGTGCGCAAAaagacagaggaggaagagaagctgCTGAAGCTGCTGCAGGGCATCCCCCGGCCCCAGGATGGCTTCACCCAGTGGTGTGAGCAGATGCTGCACACGCTGAGCACCACGGGCAGCCTGGACG TGCCCATGGCTGTAGCGATCCTCAAGGAGGTGGAATCCCCCTATGACGTCCACGACTATATCCGTTCCTGCCTGGGGGACACGCTGGAAGCCAAAGAATTTGCCAAACAATTCCTGGAGCGGAGGGCCAAGCAGAAGGCCAgccagcagcggcagcagcagcag GAGGCTTGGCTGAGCAGCGGCTCCCTGCAGACAGCCTTTCAGACCAACCACAGCACCAAGCTCGGCCCCGGAGAGGGCAGCAAGGCCAAGAGGCGGGCGCTGATGCTGCACTCGGACCCCAGCATCTTGG GGTACTCCCTGCACGGACCTTCTGGTGAGATCGAGAGCGTGGATGACTACTGA
- the GIGYF1 gene encoding GRB10-interacting GYF protein 1 isoform X14: protein MAAETLNFGPEWLRALSSGGSVASPPPSPAMPKYKLADYRYGREEMLALYVKESKVPDELQDKEFAALLQEEPLQPLALEPLTEEEQRNFSLSVNSVAVLRLMGKGAGPPLGGASRGRGSTRSRGRGRGDSCFYQRSIEEGDGAFGRNPREIQRSQSWDDRGERRFEKSARRDGARSGFDEGGAGPRKEHARSDSENWRSLREEQEEEEEGSWRLGAGPRRDGDRWRSASPDGGPRSAGWREHGDRRRKFEFDLRGDRGGCGEEEGRGGGASSHLRRCRGPDGFDDDKDGLPEWCLDDEDEEMGTFDASGAFLPLKKGPKEPIPEEQELDFQGLEEEEEEPSEGLDEEGPEAGGKELTPLPPQEEKSSSPSPLPTLGPLWGANGEGDDPVEKDLPAAEGDDMRGMQLSPGAGSPPGPPDLEDDEGLKHLQQEAEKLVASLQDSSLEEEQFTAAIQAQGLRHSAAATALPLSHGAARKWFYKDPQGEIQGPFTTQEMAEWFQAGYFSMALLVKRGCDEGFQPLGEVIKMWGRVPFAPGPSPPPLLGNMDQERLKKQQELAAAALYQQLQHQQFLQLAGSRQLPQCMLREKAALGDLPPPQQQQLTAFLQQLQALKPPRGGDQNLLPTMNRSLSVPDSGPLWDIHTSASPQSGGEASLWDIPINSSTQGPILEQLQLQHKFQERREVELRAKREEEERKRREEKRRQQQQQQEEQKRRQEEEELFRRKQVRQQELLLKLLQQQQAVATVPVPPAPSSPPPLWAGLAKQGLSMKTLLELQLEGERHLHKQPPPREPSRAQAPNHRVQGGGLGSAPLSQWVSEAGPLWAGPDKSGGSSGLGLWEDTLKSSGSLARSLGLKNSRSSPSLSDSYSHLSGRPVRKKTEEEEKLLKLLQGIPRPQDGFTQWCEQMLHTLSTTGSLDVPMAVAILKEVESPYDVHDYIRSCLGDTLEAKEFAKQFLERRAKQKASQQRQQQQEAWLSSGSLQTAFQTNHSTKLGPGEGSKAKRRALMLHSDPSILGYSLHGPSGEIESVDDY, encoded by the exons ATGGCAGCGGAGACCCTCAACTTTGGGCCTGAGTG GCTGAGGGCTCTTTCCAGTGGTGGCAGTGTGGCCTCCCCACCCCCGTCCCCTGCCATGCCCAAGTACAAGCTGGCCGACTATCGCTACGGGCGTGAGGAGATGCTGGCCCTCTATGTCAAGGAGAGCAAG GTCCCCGACGAGCTGCAGGACAAGGAGTTTGCTGCCTTGCTGCAGGAGGAGCCGCTGCAGCCCCTTGCGCTGGAGCCGCTGACGGAGGAGGAGCAG AGAAACTTCTCCCTGTCAGTGAACAGCGTGGCCGTGCTGAGGCTGATGGGGAAAGGGGCTGGGCCCCCTCTAGGTGGCGCCTCCCGTGGCAGGGGCAGCACACGGAGCCGAG GCCGTGGCCGCGGTGACAGTTGCTTTTACCAAAGAAGCATTGAAGAAGGTGATGGGGCCTTTGGCCGAAACCCCCGGGAGATCCAGCGTAGCCAGAGTTGGGATGACAG aggcGAGAGGCGGTTTGAGAAATCGGCCAGGAGGGATGGAG CACGCTCCGGGTTTGATGAGGGAGGGGCTGGCCCGAGGAAGGAGCATGCCCGCTCAGATAGCGAAAACTGGCGTTCTCTCCGAGAGgagcaagaggaagaagaggaaggcagCTGGAGACTCGGGGCAGGACCCCGGCGAGACGGTGACCGATGGCGCTCCGCCAGCCCTG ATGGTGGCCCCCGCTCTGCTGGCTGGCGGGAACATGGGGACCGGCGTCGCAAGTTTGAATTTGATTTGCGAGGGGATCGAGGAGGGTGTGGTGAAgaggaggggcggggtgggggggccagTTCTCACCTCCGGAGGTGCCGGGGGCCTGACGGCTTCGATGATGACAAGGATGGGCTCCCGGAGTGGTGCCTGGACGATGAGGATGAAGAAATGGGCACCTTCGATGCCTCCGGGGCCTTCCTCCCTCTCAAG AAGGGCCCGAAGGAGCCTATTCCTGAGGAGCAGGAGCTCGACTTCCAGggcctggaggaagaggaggaagaacctTCCGAAGGGCTGGACGAGGAGGGGCCGGAGGCGG GTGGGAAGGAACTGACCCCACTGCCTCCTCAGGAGGAGAAGTCCAGCTCCCCATCCCCACTGCCCACCTTGGGCCCACTCTGGGGAGCTAACGGGGAAGGCGATGACCCGGTGGAGAAAGACCTGCCTGCAGCTGAAG GAGATGACATGAGGGGAATGCAGCTAAGTCCTGGGGCGGGCTCACCCCCCGGCCCACCAGACCTGGAAGATGATGAAGGCTTGAAGCACCTGCAGCAg GAGGCGGAGAAGCTCGTGGCCTCCCTGCAGGacagctccctggaggaggagcagtTCACGGCCGCCATCCAGGCCCAGGGCCTGCGCCACTCTGCAGCCGCCACTGCCCTCCCCCTCAGCCACGGTGCAGCCCGGAAGTGGTTCTACAAGGACCCGCAGGGCGAGATCCAAG GCCCCTTCACGACCCAGGAGATGGCGGAGTGGTTCCAGGCGGGCTACTTCTCCATGGCTCTGCTGGTGAAGCGGGGCTGTGATGAGGGCTTCCAGCCTCTGGGTGAGGTGATCAAGATGTGGGGTCGCGTACCCTTCGCCCCCGGGCCCTCACCTCCCCCGCTGCTG GGGAACATGGACCAGGAGCGGCTGAAGAAGCAACAGGAGCTGGCAGCAGCCGCCTTGTACCAGCAGCTGCAGCACCAGCAGTTTCTTCAGCTGGCCGGCAG CCGCCAGCTCCCGCAGTGCATGCTCCGGGAAAAGGCAGCTCTGGGAGACCTGCCGccaccacagcagcagcagctcaccgCGTTCCTGCAGCAGCTCCAAGCTCTCAAACCCCCCAG GGGCGGGGACCAGAACTTGCTCCCGACGATGAACCGGTCCTTGTCGGTGCCAGACTCGGGTCCCCTCTGGGACATACATACCTCAGCCTCACCACAGTCAG GTGGTGAGGCCAGTCTTTGGGACATACCAATTAACTCTTCGACTCAGGGTCCAATTCTAGAACAACTCCAGCTGCAACACAAA TTCCAGGAGCGCAGAGAAGTGGAGCTCAGGGCGAagcgggaggaggaggagcgcAAGCGCCGGGAGGAGAAGCgccgccagcagcagcagcagcaggaagagcaGAAGCGgcggcaggaggaagaggagctgTTCCGGCGCAAGCAG GTGCGGCAGCAGGAgctgctgctgaagctgctgcagcagcagcaggcagtagCCACTGTCCCCGTGCCTCCTGCGCCCAGCTCCCCGCCCCCGCTGTGGGCCGGCCTGGCCAAGCAGGGCCTGTCCATGAAGACGCTGCTGGAGCTGCAGCTGGAGGGCGAGCGGCACCTGCACAAGCAGCCCCCGCCTCGGGAGCCATCGCGGGCTCAGGCCCCCAACCACCGCGTG CAGGGCGGGGGCCTGGGCTCCGCCCCCCTGAGCCAGTGGGTATCTGAGGCCGGGCCACTGTGGGCCGGGCCCGACAAGAGCGGGGGCAGCAGCGGCCTGGGACTCTGGGAAGACACCCTCAAGAGCAGCGGGAGCCTGGCCCGGAGCCTGGGCCTGAAGAACAGCCGCAGCAGCCCCTCTCTCAG TGACTCGTACAGCCACTTGTCTGGTCGGCCTGTGCGCAAAaagacagaggaggaagagaagctgCTGAAGCTGCTGCAGGGCATCCCCCGGCCCCAGGATGGCTTCACCCAGTGGTGTGAGCAGATGCTGCACACGCTGAGCACCACGGGCAGCCTGGACG TGCCCATGGCTGTAGCGATCCTCAAGGAGGTGGAATCCCCCTATGACGTCCACGACTATATCCGTTCCTGCCTGGGGGACACGCTGGAAGCCAAAGAATTTGCCAAACAATTCCTGGAGCGGAGGGCCAAGCAGAAGGCCAgccagcagcggcagcagcagcag GAGGCTTGGCTGAGCAGCGGCTCCCTGCAGACAGCCTTTCAGACCAACCACAGCACCAAGCTCGGCCCCGGAGAGGGCAGCAAGGCCAAGAGGCGGGCGCTGATGCTGCACTCGGACCCCAGCATCTTGG GGTACTCCCTGCACGGACCTTCTGGTGAGATCGAGAGCGTGGATGACTACTGA
- the GIGYF1 gene encoding GRB10-interacting GYF protein 1 isoform X3, whose amino-acid sequence MAAETLNFGPEWLRALSSGGSVASPPPSPAMPKYKLADYRYGREEMLALYVKESKVPDELQDKEFAALLQEEPLQPLALEPLTEEEQRNFSLSVNSVAVLRLMGKGAGPPLGGASRGRGSTRSRGRGRGDSCFYQRSIEEGDGAFGRNPREIQRSQSWDDRGERRFEKSARRDGARSGFDEGGAGPRKEHARSDSENWRSLREEQEEEEEGSWRLGAGPRRDGDRWRSASPDGGPRSAGWREHGDRRRKFEFDLRGDRGGCGEEEGRGGGASSHLRRCRGPDGFDDDKDGLPEWCLDDEDEEMGTFDASGAFLPLKKGPKEPIPEEQELDFQGLEEEEEEPSEGLDEEGPEAGGKELTPLPPQEEKSSSPSPLPTLGPLWGANGEGDDPVEKDLPAAEGDDMRGMQLSPGAGSPPGPPDLEDDEGLKHLQQEAEKLVASLQDSSLEEEQFTAAIQAQGLRHSAAATALPLSHGAARKWFYKDPQGEIQGPFTTQEMAEWFQAGYFSMALLVKRGCDEGFQPLGEVIKMWGRVPFAPGPSPPPLLVSVPALAWNREGRQEPGRGKRWVQSQTGAKPRGRCGLTQGNMDQERLKKQQELAAAALYQQLQHQQFLQLAGSSRQLPQCMLREKAALGDLPPPQQQQLTAFLQQLQALKPPRGGDQNLLPTMNRSLSVPDSGPLWDIHTSASPQSGGEASLWDIPINSSTQGPILEQLQLQHKFQERREVELRAKREEEERKRREEKRRQQQQQQEEQKRRQEEEELFRRKQVRQQELLLKLLQQQQAVATVPVPPAPSSPPPLWAGLAKQGLSMKTLLELQLEGERHLHKQPPPREPSRAQAPNHRVGGGLGSAPLSQWVSEAGPLWAGPDKSGGSSGLGLWEDTLKSSGSLARSLGLKNSRSSPSLSDSYSHLSGRPVRKKTEEEEKLLKLLQGIPRPQDGFTQWCEQMLHTLSTTGSLDVPMAVAILKEVESPYDVHDYIRSCLGDTLEAKEFAKQFLERRAKQKASQQRQQQQEAWLSSGSLQTAFQTNHSTKLGPGEGSKAKRRALMLHSDPSILGECGAGRWLLPQNRAGAWVGKFKPSFPWLQGTPCTDLLVRSRAWMTTDQPVPPAPWAVGQGQQQRLGPLGPQPAGSPQGA is encoded by the exons ATGGCAGCGGAGACCCTCAACTTTGGGCCTGAGTG GCTGAGGGCTCTTTCCAGTGGTGGCAGTGTGGCCTCCCCACCCCCGTCCCCTGCCATGCCCAAGTACAAGCTGGCCGACTATCGCTACGGGCGTGAGGAGATGCTGGCCCTCTATGTCAAGGAGAGCAAG GTCCCCGACGAGCTGCAGGACAAGGAGTTTGCTGCCTTGCTGCAGGAGGAGCCGCTGCAGCCCCTTGCGCTGGAGCCGCTGACGGAGGAGGAGCAG AGAAACTTCTCCCTGTCAGTGAACAGCGTGGCCGTGCTGAGGCTGATGGGGAAAGGGGCTGGGCCCCCTCTAGGTGGCGCCTCCCGTGGCAGGGGCAGCACACGGAGCCGAG GCCGTGGCCGCGGTGACAGTTGCTTTTACCAAAGAAGCATTGAAGAAGGTGATGGGGCCTTTGGCCGAAACCCCCGGGAGATCCAGCGTAGCCAGAGTTGGGATGACAG aggcGAGAGGCGGTTTGAGAAATCGGCCAGGAGGGATGGAG CACGCTCCGGGTTTGATGAGGGAGGGGCTGGCCCGAGGAAGGAGCATGCCCGCTCAGATAGCGAAAACTGGCGTTCTCTCCGAGAGgagcaagaggaagaagaggaaggcagCTGGAGACTCGGGGCAGGACCCCGGCGAGACGGTGACCGATGGCGCTCCGCCAGCCCTG ATGGTGGCCCCCGCTCTGCTGGCTGGCGGGAACATGGGGACCGGCGTCGCAAGTTTGAATTTGATTTGCGAGGGGATCGAGGAGGGTGTGGTGAAgaggaggggcggggtgggggggccagTTCTCACCTCCGGAGGTGCCGGGGGCCTGACGGCTTCGATGATGACAAGGATGGGCTCCCGGAGTGGTGCCTGGACGATGAGGATGAAGAAATGGGCACCTTCGATGCCTCCGGGGCCTTCCTCCCTCTCAAG AAGGGCCCGAAGGAGCCTATTCCTGAGGAGCAGGAGCTCGACTTCCAGggcctggaggaagaggaggaagaacctTCCGAAGGGCTGGACGAGGAGGGGCCGGAGGCGG GTGGGAAGGAACTGACCCCACTGCCTCCTCAGGAGGAGAAGTCCAGCTCCCCATCCCCACTGCCCACCTTGGGCCCACTCTGGGGAGCTAACGGGGAAGGCGATGACCCGGTGGAGAAAGACCTGCCTGCAGCTGAAG GAGATGACATGAGGGGAATGCAGCTAAGTCCTGGGGCGGGCTCACCCCCCGGCCCACCAGACCTGGAAGATGATGAAGGCTTGAAGCACCTGCAGCAg GAGGCGGAGAAGCTCGTGGCCTCCCTGCAGGacagctccctggaggaggagcagtTCACGGCCGCCATCCAGGCCCAGGGCCTGCGCCACTCTGCAGCCGCCACTGCCCTCCCCCTCAGCCACGGTGCAGCCCGGAAGTGGTTCTACAAGGACCCGCAGGGCGAGATCCAAG GCCCCTTCACGACCCAGGAGATGGCGGAGTGGTTCCAGGCGGGCTACTTCTCCATGGCTCTGCTGGTGAAGCGGGGCTGTGATGAGGGCTTCCAGCCTCTGGGTGAGGTGATCAAGATGTGGGGTCGCGTACCCTTCGCCCCCGGGCCCTCACCTCCCCCGCTGCTGGTGAGTGTACCCGCTTTGGCGTGGaacagggaagggaggcaggagcCCGGCAGAGGGAAGCGGTGGGTGCAGAGCCAGACGGGGGCAAAGCCACGGGGACGCTGTGGCCTCACTCAGGGGAACATGGACCAGGAGCGGCTGAAGAAGCAACAGGAGCTGGCAGCAGCCGCCTTGTACCAGCAGCTGCAGCACCAGCAGTTTCTTCAGCTGGCCGGCAG CAGCCGCCAGCTCCCGCAGTGCATGCTCCGGGAAAAGGCAGCTCTGGGAGACCTGCCGccaccacagcagcagcagctcaccgCGTTCCTGCAGCAGCTCCAAGCTCTCAAACCCCCCAG GGGCGGGGACCAGAACTTGCTCCCGACGATGAACCGGTCCTTGTCGGTGCCAGACTCGGGTCCCCTCTGGGACATACATACCTCAGCCTCACCACAGTCAG GTGGTGAGGCCAGTCTTTGGGACATACCAATTAACTCTTCGACTCAGGGTCCAATTCTAGAACAACTCCAGCTGCAACACAAA TTCCAGGAGCGCAGAGAAGTGGAGCTCAGGGCGAagcgggaggaggaggagcgcAAGCGCCGGGAGGAGAAGCgccgccagcagcagcagcagcaggaagagcaGAAGCGgcggcaggaggaagaggagctgTTCCGGCGCAAGCAG GTGCGGCAGCAGGAgctgctgctgaagctgctgcagcagcagcaggcagtagCCACTGTCCCCGTGCCTCCTGCGCCCAGCTCCCCGCCCCCGCTGTGGGCCGGCCTGGCCAAGCAGGGCCTGTCCATGAAGACGCTGCTGGAGCTGCAGCTGGAGGGCGAGCGGCACCTGCACAAGCAGCCCCCGCCTCGGGAGCCATCGCGGGCTCAGGCCCCCAACCACCGCGTG GGCGGGGGCCTGGGCTCCGCCCCCCTGAGCCAGTGGGTATCTGAGGCCGGGCCACTGTGGGCCGGGCCCGACAAGAGCGGGGGCAGCAGCGGCCTGGGACTCTGGGAAGACACCCTCAAGAGCAGCGGGAGCCTGGCCCGGAGCCTGGGCCTGAAGAACAGCCGCAGCAGCCCCTCTCTCAG TGACTCGTACAGCCACTTGTCTGGTCGGCCTGTGCGCAAAaagacagaggaggaagagaagctgCTGAAGCTGCTGCAGGGCATCCCCCGGCCCCAGGATGGCTTCACCCAGTGGTGTGAGCAGATGCTGCACACGCTGAGCACCACGGGCAGCCTGGACG TGCCCATGGCTGTAGCGATCCTCAAGGAGGTGGAATCCCCCTATGACGTCCACGACTATATCCGTTCCTGCCTGGGGGACACGCTGGAAGCCAAAGAATTTGCCAAACAATTCCTGGAGCGGAGGGCCAAGCAGAAGGCCAgccagcagcggcagcagcagcag GAGGCTTGGCTGAGCAGCGGCTCCCTGCAGACAGCCTTTCAGACCAACCACAGCACCAAGCTCGGCCCCGGAGAGGGCAGCAAGGCCAAGAGGCGGGCGCTGATGCTGCACTCGGACCCCAGCATCTTGGGTGAGTGTGGAGCGGGGAGGTGGCTCCTTCCTCAGAACCGGGCAGGAGCCTGGGTGGGCAAGTTCAAACCCAGCTTCCCCTGGCTTCAGGGTACTCCCTGCACGGACCTTCTGGTGAGATCGAGAGCGTGGATGACTACTGACCAGCCCGTCCCACCAGCGCCCTGGGCTgtaggccaggggcagcagcagcgGCTTGGACCCCTGGGTCCCCAGCCTGCAGGCTCCCCACAGGGAGCATAG